One Blastopirellula marina genomic window carries:
- a CDS encoding YihY/virulence factor BrkB family protein: MHENFPSQRKPDFGMLEPWKTFISRFFTRWIEHDHSTSAAAVAFYVIFSLAPIVVFSISIAGQILENDAGAREMASEFLDNAIGENYGKAIVDQVKLSAFRKATVLPTAFFSFIAVWSASATFMQLRVALNRIYGFTVEGLRGGLISVVLGRVRATLFSIGTGLLLALATLLSTWSHSIWVRLPIGRFISLENQNFITFQVISWVAVAIVFYCMLRFLPMKRPPWREVLGGAIIGTALFQGGKYIINRVAEGNVVATAYATSGALVITVMWIFLSAHVLLFAAEVGHMLFSPVDSPFAKYRKPNDD, translated from the coding sequence ATGCACGAAAACTTCCCTTCCCAGCGCAAACCGGATTTCGGCATGCTCGAGCCGTGGAAAACATTTATTTCCAGGTTTTTTACTCGGTGGATCGAACACGACCATTCGACGTCGGCTGCTGCGGTCGCTTTCTACGTTATTTTCTCACTGGCACCGATTGTGGTCTTTTCGATTTCGATCGCCGGCCAGATTTTGGAGAACGACGCGGGTGCCCGCGAGATGGCGAGCGAGTTTCTCGATAATGCCATCGGCGAAAACTACGGCAAAGCGATTGTCGACCAGGTGAAGCTGTCCGCATTTCGCAAAGCAACCGTCTTGCCGACCGCGTTTTTCAGCTTTATCGCGGTTTGGAGTGCCTCAGCGACGTTTATGCAACTGCGGGTCGCACTCAATCGCATCTATGGCTTCACGGTCGAGGGACTACGTGGCGGTTTGATCTCAGTGGTTCTCGGCCGCGTGCGAGCAACGCTGTTTTCGATCGGTACCGGATTGCTGCTGGCCTTAGCGACACTGCTTAGTACGTGGTCGCATTCCATTTGGGTGAGACTGCCGATTGGCCGCTTCATTTCGCTGGAGAACCAGAACTTCATCACGTTCCAAGTCATCTCGTGGGTGGCCGTGGCAATTGTCTTCTATTGCATGCTGCGATTCCTACCCATGAAGCGCCCGCCCTGGCGAGAAGTGCTAGGCGGTGCGATCATCGGCACGGCCCTGTTCCAAGGTGGCAAGTACATCATCAACCGAGTCGCCGAAGGCAACGTCGTCGCCACCGCCTACGCCACGAGTGGCGCTTTGGTGATTACCGTGATGTGGATTTTCCTCTCAGCCCATGTGCTGCTCTTCGCTGCCGAAGTTGGTCACATGCTGTTCTCGCCGGTCGATAGTCCATTCGCAAAGTATCGGAAGCCAAACGACGATTAG
- a CDS encoding PLP-dependent aminotransferase family protein: MASNSSKSTSGDESTLYYQLADKIRRLVQSGAFTPGEKLPSIRRLSEEHRVSLNTAKSALALLEDWRVIEVRPQSGHYVRRPAEELPKLSTTNPNGEACVIQTNIPTRMNAAIGSGAQPTLGAAVQSTQLMPLQVLNRSYQKVMRELPDACFGYDGVPGHETLRKSIAKRGTEAGYVVSPDDIVITSGAKEAVYLSIKCVAPPGSIVAIESPAYYALLEVLQSLGLKAVEVACDPETGIQLDHLDHVLGKYDIAACAIVSNFSNPTGSLMPEENKERLVEILNRYQVPLVEDDVYGDLSFRSPRSRAVKAFDTEGRVLYCGSFSKTLSPGLRLGWSIPGRYLQQFQLMKLVVNQCTSVAPQLVAAEILETGAYDRHLRKVRASFAEQMDDALRAVRNCFPSGVRASRPLGGHVLWIEMPRHVDAMQMYHTLSDEGIQFAPGPIFSPSGAFRNYIRINTGFPWSPVLHRQVERMGDYIRHGK, encoded by the coding sequence ATGGCTTCCAACAGCAGCAAATCGACGTCGGGCGACGAGAGCACGCTCTACTACCAGTTGGCGGACAAGATCCGTCGCTTGGTGCAATCGGGGGCGTTTACCCCGGGCGAGAAGTTGCCGTCCATTCGGCGCCTCAGCGAAGAACATCGGGTTAGCTTAAATACAGCGAAGTCAGCACTCGCCTTGCTGGAAGACTGGCGCGTGATCGAAGTTCGCCCGCAATCTGGCCATTACGTTCGTCGACCTGCGGAGGAACTGCCGAAGCTTTCCACGACGAATCCCAACGGCGAAGCCTGTGTTATTCAGACCAACATTCCGACCCGCATGAACGCCGCGATTGGATCGGGGGCTCAGCCAACGCTGGGTGCCGCGGTGCAGTCAACGCAATTGATGCCGCTGCAAGTGCTCAATCGCTCGTACCAGAAAGTGATGCGCGAGCTTCCCGACGCGTGTTTTGGCTACGACGGGGTTCCTGGGCATGAAACGCTGCGAAAGTCGATTGCCAAACGTGGCACCGAAGCGGGCTATGTGGTCAGCCCTGACGACATCGTGATTACCAGCGGCGCGAAAGAAGCCGTTTATTTGTCGATCAAATGCGTTGCCCCTCCCGGCAGTATCGTGGCGATCGAGTCGCCCGCCTACTATGCTCTGCTCGAAGTGCTTCAATCACTGGGGCTAAAAGCGGTGGAAGTGGCCTGCGATCCGGAAACAGGCATCCAGCTCGATCACTTGGACCATGTACTCGGAAAGTACGATATCGCCGCCTGTGCGATCGTCTCGAACTTCTCCAACCCAACCGGTAGTTTGATGCCGGAGGAAAATAAAGAGCGGTTGGTCGAGATCTTAAATCGTTACCAGGTGCCGTTGGTCGAAGACGATGTCTACGGCGATCTGTCGTTCCGTTCGCCTAGGTCTCGGGCGGTCAAAGCATTCGATACCGAGGGGCGTGTGCTGTACTGCGGTTCGTTCAGCAAGACTCTTTCCCCTGGCCTCCGCCTCGGTTGGTCGATCCCTGGACGTTATCTGCAACAGTTCCAGCTCATGAAGCTGGTGGTCAATCAATGCACGTCGGTCGCGCCTCAATTGGTCGCCGCCGAGATTCTCGAGACAGGCGCCTACGATCGCCACTTGCGAAAAGTCCGAGCTTCGTTTGCCGAGCAAATGGACGACGCCTTACGTGCGGTCCGCAATTGTTTCCCCTCCGGCGTTCGTGCATCTCGACCGTTGGGTGGCCACGTTTTGTGGATTGAAATGCCTCGCCATGTCGACGCGATGCAGATGTATCACACGCTGAGTGACGAAGGAATCCAATTCGCCCCAGGGCCGATCTTTTCCCCCAGCGGCGCCTTCCGAAATTACATCCGCATTAACACGGGCTTTCCCTGGTCACCGGTGCTACACCGACAGGTCGAACGGATGGGCGATTACATCCGTCATGGGAAGTAG
- the metE gene encoding 5-methyltetrahydropteroyltriglutamate--homocysteine S-methyltransferase, translating into MAIATNLGFPRMGANRELKRLLERYWQGKIGAEALNEGAAEVRATNWQWQAEAGITQVPVGDFSLYDHVLDWAIRVGAVPAAYRTAKLVSHLDRYFAMARGSQQGVDLPAMEMTKWFNTNYHYIVPEWSTDQEFHLDAESFLKQVIAAQQISADARPVVLGPVSLLLLGKLKGSNESPLVLLDRLLPVYEGLLQQLSEAGCTWVQWDEPVLALDLDDEAKQALRHSLNVLSGSFGKSQLVLTSYFESLRENLPLAFELPVAAVHLDLVCGPEQLREALQHVREDQFLSLGLVDGRNVWRTNLTKAIALAESAAAAIGSERLFIAASCSLLHSPVDLATETEIDNEVKSWLAFARQKLDEIATITKAINNGPDSVAPALQQNAAAIESRRSSIRTHNPAVRDRVAAVSPESLRRQSNYEKRQSRQRDRLKLPLFPTTTIGSFPQTGAVRQARAAFRKGELSAEEYRQFLQSETEVCIRRQESLGLDVLVHGEFERNDMVEYFGEQLEGFAVSKNGWVQSYGSRCVKPPIIFGDVDRLTPMTVPMAAYAQSLTDRPVKGMLTGPVTILCWSFVRDDQPRQETCQQVALAIREEAIDLERAGIGVIQIDEPALREGLPLRKFDQPGYLAWAVDAFRLASSGVKDETQIHTHMCYCEFNEILPSIAALDADVISIETSRSQMELLEGFVEFRYPNEIGPGVYDIHSPRVPSSREMVGLLSKAVDVIPARRLWVNPDCGLKTRGWPEVEAALSAMVEAAQEVRSLLA; encoded by the coding sequence ATGGCAATTGCGACGAACCTGGGATTTCCACGAATGGGAGCCAACCGCGAGCTCAAGCGACTGCTGGAGCGATACTGGCAGGGCAAAATTGGTGCAGAAGCCCTCAATGAAGGGGCCGCTGAAGTCCGCGCCACGAATTGGCAATGGCAAGCGGAAGCAGGGATTACGCAGGTTCCTGTCGGTGACTTTTCGCTCTACGACCATGTGCTCGACTGGGCAATTCGGGTCGGAGCGGTCCCCGCCGCTTATCGAACCGCGAAATTGGTCAGCCATCTCGATCGCTACTTCGCCATGGCACGGGGATCGCAACAAGGTGTTGATTTGCCGGCGATGGAGATGACGAAGTGGTTTAACACCAACTATCACTACATTGTGCCGGAGTGGTCCACCGACCAGGAATTCCACTTGGACGCCGAGTCGTTCCTGAAGCAGGTGATCGCCGCTCAGCAGATTTCAGCAGACGCACGGCCTGTTGTGTTAGGGCCAGTTAGTTTGCTTTTGCTGGGAAAACTGAAGGGATCGAACGAATCGCCGCTGGTGCTGCTCGACCGTTTGTTGCCGGTGTACGAAGGCTTGCTTCAGCAACTAAGCGAAGCAGGATGCACGTGGGTGCAATGGGACGAGCCTGTCTTAGCCCTCGATTTAGACGACGAAGCGAAACAGGCTTTGCGGCACAGTCTGAACGTGTTGAGTGGTTCGTTCGGCAAATCGCAGTTGGTCCTGACTAGCTACTTCGAGTCGTTGCGCGAGAACTTGCCGTTGGCCTTTGAACTTCCCGTTGCCGCCGTCCATTTGGACTTGGTCTGCGGCCCAGAGCAATTACGTGAAGCACTTCAGCATGTTCGTGAAGATCAGTTTCTTTCGCTGGGGCTGGTCGATGGACGCAATGTCTGGCGAACGAACTTGACGAAGGCAATCGCATTGGCAGAGTCGGCCGCGGCGGCAATCGGTAGCGAACGGTTGTTCATTGCGGCGAGCTGCTCGCTGCTGCATAGTCCCGTAGACTTAGCGACAGAAACGGAGATCGACAACGAAGTAAAATCATGGTTAGCGTTCGCCCGACAGAAGCTCGACGAGATTGCAACGATTACTAAAGCGATCAACAACGGCCCCGATTCCGTTGCGCCGGCACTGCAGCAGAATGCTGCGGCGATCGAATCGCGACGGTCTTCGATTCGTACCCATAACCCGGCCGTTCGCGATCGCGTGGCCGCTGTTTCGCCTGAGAGTTTGCGTCGCCAAAGTAACTATGAGAAGCGGCAATCTCGGCAGCGAGATCGCTTGAAGTTGCCACTATTTCCAACCACCACGATAGGTTCGTTCCCACAAACCGGAGCCGTTCGTCAAGCTCGAGCTGCGTTTCGCAAAGGGGAACTTTCCGCTGAAGAATACCGCCAGTTTCTGCAAAGCGAGACGGAAGTGTGCATTCGTCGACAAGAATCGCTAGGGCTCGACGTGCTGGTGCATGGCGAGTTTGAACGGAACGACATGGTCGAATACTTCGGCGAGCAGTTAGAAGGATTCGCCGTTTCGAAGAACGGGTGGGTGCAAAGCTACGGATCGCGTTGTGTGAAGCCTCCCATCATCTTTGGGGATGTCGATCGATTGACGCCGATGACTGTTCCGATGGCCGCATACGCCCAATCGCTAACCGATCGACCGGTGAAGGGCATGCTGACAGGCCCAGTAACGATTTTGTGCTGGTCGTTTGTGCGAGACGATCAACCTCGGCAAGAAACCTGTCAGCAAGTTGCGTTAGCGATTCGAGAGGAAGCGATCGACTTGGAACGCGCCGGCATCGGCGTGATCCAGATTGACGAGCCAGCCCTCAGGGAAGGATTGCCGCTACGGAAGTTTGATCAACCAGGCTACTTGGCGTGGGCGGTGGACGCGTTTCGCCTGGCATCGAGTGGGGTTAAAGACGAAACGCAGATTCACACACACATGTGCTACTGCGAGTTCAACGAGATCTTGCCGTCGATCGCGGCCCTCGATGCCGATGTCATTTCGATTGAAACCAGCCGATCGCAGATGGAACTTCTGGAGGGATTCGTGGAATTTCGTTATCCAAATGAAATCGGACCAGGTGTCTACGATATCCACTCGCCCCGCGTTCCTTCCTCGCGCGAAATGGTCGGCCTGCTGAGCAAGGCAGTCGATGTGATTCCTGCCCGGCGGCTGTGGGTGAACCCCGATTGTGGCTTAAAAACCCGCGGCTGGCCCGAAGTCGAGGCGGCCCTGAGTGCGATGGTCGAGGCCGCTCAGGAGGTGCGTTCTTTGCTGGCTTA